The genomic segment TGATTCTGAAGCGACATAACTTTCTCAAACATTGCTGAGACTAAATCTTTAGGTTCCCTCCAGTCTTGGCTGAAATACATCTCTTTTTCCTTCCTCAATTCACTAATCAATCTGTGCAATTTGATCTCTTTGGGGTCCTCAATCTGTGGTGCCATGAAGAGGAAACTGGCATTACCTTGGAACTCTTGTGGCAACATTTTTTTCATAACAGGTCGTAAATTCACTGATTGCGTAAATACAGATGGCCTAGGCGAATTGGAAGCTATGCACTTGTAGACAAATGAACTTGCAGCTTCCACAGAAGTAGGATCAATATTATTACTACTTTGTGTTCTTAATTCAGTAGCAATCATAGCCTTGAGGGAATTTATTTTGGACCGCGAGAAGAGGTATTTTCTCGTTATGCAATGATGGTTTCCTCTTGTTTTACTATTAAGTATTGCCTCAGCTATATGACCACTTGTGGGAGGAAAAATGGATCCTCCAACGAATTGGAAAGAAGGTACTGGGGAACATGGATTCCGCGCCATGGCTGACCAGTGAGTTATAAAATCTCCCATACTTGAACCATCAACAATCTTGTGCGAGACACACGCACTGATTGCTATTCCTCCACATTTGAAACGGTTAAGTTGAGCCACGACTAAATTTTCTTTGGATGGGGTCCATGGTACACCCGCTGGGAATACTAAATCTTCAGCCTCAGCACTACCGTGTTTAAAAATTTCTGACATTGGACAATCTATTTGAGCTTCAAGAAACTCAGCCCCCACATCGTTGCATTCGACGTGGAGACCGTCTCTGATTGTTCCAGCCAATGGATAGTATGAAGTTAGAGCTCTTGAGAGGGAATTCTCAAGAAGCGTAGATATATGACTAGGTTCAAATGGGAGAGTACTATTGCATTGCTTTGGGTAGAACAGGGCTAATGACATGTAAGAACATGGATTAAGTTGATCAAATAGGGAAAGCTTTTGAATTCTATGAGACAATGGGGTTGGAGATGATGGTTTAATAATCTTCTTGGAAATCAAAGCAAGACGTGGTGCAGCCATTTTTACTATTAAAAGAGAGTTGTCTACTTTTATGTGCTCTAAAACAGGCCTTGGGTGGTTCTTTATATGCATGATGGTTTAGGAACCAACTAAGAGTATTGTATTGGCTCATCATATTTTAATATTCCTCTTTGATATTTCAGTGATATGCAAGAACGTGTAAAGGCAGACAGCTTTTATCAATCGATCGTGCTTCAAGATTAGACTGCACTTCCTTAGATATATTTCTAAATTATGTTTGAGTCACGACTCATAAGATGCTTTTGATTGGCACAAAATATCATAATTTCTTCTGGGAAGGTACGACTAAAAATTCAGGGAGACATACGTACTTTTACGCAGATACAATTATATACACTCCTAACATATTCTATCACCAATTTCTTAATTAATTCAGGCTATAAGCGAGCTTAACAGAGCAATATAATTGGCCTCGAAGTATGTGCCAGGGTACACACGACGGTAACAAGATCATCGATACAACACTAGAACAGAAGTTAGAAGTGTCCAAGCTAAGTAGCAAAGTGTTAAACTTAAGAAATTTGGCTAACTAAGAAAGAAGTTGGAACAATAAGGGCTAATTAAGTGTCAGCCATGCCTACGCTTTCCCAACCATAAAGGCAACCGTGGCTACACTTCCAGAAATGCTCAGACACCATTTGTGTAACTGCAAAGGCCATCGTAAGGACAATTGTGGCTACGCTTTGAGAAATGTCCAGGACACAATTTGCAAAACCGTAGAGCAAACCATAGCTATGTTGAACCGCAGCCAATTCTAAAACAAGAGCATATGCCCAGGTTATAGAAAAATTAAAGCAGGGAGAGAGAAAACACAACACTAATTTGTCACAGCCCGATTTTAATCAAGCCATAACCGGTATCTGTTGCCATAACTTGACCGAGCAAACTAATTTGGTCGTTCTAACTTGTATCATCATTTTAGATTTCAAACATATCTTTAAAGAAACACTAAACTTCTTATTCTAAACACCTTATTTCAACGAATCATAAGCAACCAGCTCATGAATTCTGCCCGACTTAATCTTCTTGCTAAGACTTTGCCCTGTGTTCTCCATCCCATGTCCTTCCGACAATTTAGTACTGGATGATAGTTGGACAATATTCATCTCGTCCTGCATTCGATTCTAATTTACACCTTCTTCGTGTGAATTCTGTGTTACATCTTGTATTTTTCTACATTAAGATTCGTCGTACGTTAGCTGTCTTAATTTTGGACATCGGGATTTGTTTCAAGGATATATGCTGTTGGACATGTTTAACTTGTGTTTATGAGtgtttaaattcatgtttggtgagttacggaaggattagagaataagtgaatcgaagTGGGAAGGTtcgtcaaaagttatttttggaaaatatggtATATGGGtcgtatttaaggattttaaaaattCCCAGAGAAGGCAGTTTTGGAGGTGATATTATACGGCcaactatacggaccgtataattttatacggccaggaTGTTtgtcgtataatgttatacgaccAAGGATATGGGCCATATATATTTACAATgtttcatctcccaaattctTGCGTTGGTTGCATTAAAGGTAAACTAGCATAAGACGGAGAGGCCATGGAACTCTCGTAAGGGTAAGGAATAcctttaacaagtgttaagcatgTATCTAAAGGTTttgggatcaagcgaatcgaagaaattaaatttgtagAAATTTTGGGAATACTTGGCAGGATTTTGAAgagaaattttggtccaacttgagagagacat from the Lycium ferocissimum isolate CSIRO_LF1 chromosome 11, AGI_CSIRO_Lferr_CH_V1, whole genome shotgun sequence genome contains:
- the LOC132038672 gene encoding acyltransferase Pun1-like, whose product is MAAPRLALISKKIIKPSSPTPLSHRIQKLSLFDQLNPCSYMSLALFYPKQCNSTLPFEPSHISTLLENSLSRALTSYYPLAGTIRDGLHVECNDVGAEFLEAQIDCPMSEIFKHGSAEAEDLVFPAGVPWTPSKENLVVAQLNRFKCGGIAISACVSHKIVDGSSMGDFITHWSAMARNPCSPVPSFQFVGGSIFPPTSGHIAEAILNSKTRGNHHCITRKYLFSRSKINSLKAMIATELRTQSSNNIDPTSVEAASSFVYKCIASNSPRPSVFTQSVNLRPVMKKMLPQEFQGNASFLFMAPQIEDPKEIKLHRLISELRKEKEMYFSQDWREPKDLVSAMFEKVMSLQNQLERDDEDVDVYKCTSLSKFRFCDMDYGWGSPRRVCLGSVPINKKIMLMDNQNGDGLEVLVSLKEEDMSALETNSELLQFASPSLGL